One genomic segment of Accipiter gentilis chromosome 29, bAccGen1.1, whole genome shotgun sequence includes these proteins:
- the BCAS2 gene encoding pre-mRNA-splicing factor SPF27 isoform X2: MAGPGLVAGDVVVDALPYFDQGYEAPGVREAAAALVEEETRRYRPTKNYLSYLPAHDYSAFETEIMRNEFERLAARQPLELLSMKRYELPAPSSGQKNDITAWQECVNNSMAQLEHQAVRIENLELMSQHGCNAWKVYNEKNIQDLNWQRKNMQLTAGAKLREMESTWVSLVSKNYEIERTIVQLENEISQIKQQHGEANKENIQQDFQ; encoded by the exons atggcggggccggggctggtgGCGGGCGACGTGGTCGTGGACGCGCTGCCCTACTTCGACCAGGGCTACGAGGCGCCGGGCGTCCGGGAGGCG GCCGCGGCGCTGGTGGAGGAGGAGACGCGGCGGTACCGGCCGACGAAGAACTACCTCAGCTACCTGCCGGCGCACGACTACAGCGCCTTCGAG ACCGAGATCATGCGGAACGAGTTCGAGCGCCTGGCGGCCCGGCAGCCCCTCGAGCTGCTCAGCATGAAGAG GTACGAGCTGCCAGCCCCGTCCTCCGGCCAGAAGAACGATATCACTGCGTGGCAGGAGTGTGTCAACAACTCCATGGCGCAGCTGGAGCACCAGGCAGTCCGCATCGAGAACCTGGAGTTAATGTCGCAACACGGTTGTAACGCTTGGAAGGTGTACAACGA GAAAAACATTCAAGATCTGAACTGGCAGCGAAAGAACATGCAGCTCACAGCTGGGGCTAAGCTACGAGAAATGGAATCTAC aTGGGTGTCTCTTGTCAGTAAAAATTATGAGATTGAACGAACtattgtgcagctagaaaatgaaatttcacaaATCAAACAGCAGCACGGGGAAGCAAACAAGGAGAATATCCAGCAAGACTTCCAGTGA
- the BCAS2 gene encoding pre-mRNA-splicing factor SPF27 isoform X1 has product MAGPGLVAGDVVVDALPYFDQGYEAPGVREAAAALVEEETRRYRPTKNYLSYLPAHDYSAFETEIMRNEFERLAARQPLELLSMKRYELPAPSSGQKNDITAWQECVNNSMAQLEHQAVRIENLELMSQHGCNAWKVYNEHLVHMIEQAQKELQKLRKNIQDLNWQRKNMQLTAGAKLREMESTWVSLVSKNYEIERTIVQLENEISQIKQQHGEANKENIQQDFQ; this is encoded by the exons atggcggggccggggctggtgGCGGGCGACGTGGTCGTGGACGCGCTGCCCTACTTCGACCAGGGCTACGAGGCGCCGGGCGTCCGGGAGGCG GCCGCGGCGCTGGTGGAGGAGGAGACGCGGCGGTACCGGCCGACGAAGAACTACCTCAGCTACCTGCCGGCGCACGACTACAGCGCCTTCGAG ACCGAGATCATGCGGAACGAGTTCGAGCGCCTGGCGGCCCGGCAGCCCCTCGAGCTGCTCAGCATGAAGAG GTACGAGCTGCCAGCCCCGTCCTCCGGCCAGAAGAACGATATCACTGCGTGGCAGGAGTGTGTCAACAACTCCATGGCGCAGCTGGAGCACCAGGCAGTCCGCATCGAGAACCTGGAGTTAATGTCGCAACACGGTTGTAACGCTTGGAAGGTGTACAACGA ACATCTGGTTCATATGATAGAACAAGCCCAGAAAGAGCTTCAGAAGTTGAG GAAAAACATTCAAGATCTGAACTGGCAGCGAAAGAACATGCAGCTCACAGCTGGGGCTAAGCTACGAGAAATGGAATCTAC aTGGGTGTCTCTTGTCAGTAAAAATTATGAGATTGAACGAACtattgtgcagctagaaaatgaaatttcacaaATCAAACAGCAGCACGGGGAAGCAAACAAGGAGAATATCCAGCAAGACTTCCAGTGA